A portion of the Paenibacillus hamazuiensis genome contains these proteins:
- a CDS encoding C45 family autoproteolytic acyltransferase/hydolase has product MDIFSRVGSGYLLRVRGSEFEQGKQQGEQAAHLIAANVVRFKKSLAQFKMMQSEYQDLIRKNLGFLEKAEPGVVAEMKGISEGANIPFEDILLINIPLYFILRWLPQECSSILARGQATFDGKTYLVKNRDMGGDRVEHVILHREYEDGGVSIEVNGAGIVTYPGSGLNKHGLAVSTSGVWSKQMTFDLNRADSAHALLNARLILEKCRDIHEAIDYLKAEKRMSGMNFVFADHKQAAAVEVTVDNVYVSPDEDGIIVRSNHYLTPDIAHLNQSGETYPSSYRRYERATSYLMQKHGQIKFQDMLEIASDHEHGPINTICRHSVEEGGAVTIYTSITVLEDSQVWTTLTNPCEALRVAYI; this is encoded by the coding sequence ATGGACATTTTCTCTAGGGTCGGAAGCGGCTATCTTCTGCGGGTGAGAGGCTCTGAATTCGAGCAAGGCAAACAGCAGGGAGAACAGGCAGCGCATTTGATTGCCGCCAACGTCGTCCGGTTTAAAAAGAGCTTGGCCCAGTTCAAAATGATGCAATCCGAATATCAGGATTTAATCCGAAAAAACCTGGGGTTCCTGGAGAAAGCGGAGCCGGGCGTTGTGGCGGAAATGAAAGGGATCTCCGAAGGGGCGAATATTCCGTTTGAAGATATCCTCCTCATTAATATCCCATTATATTTTATTCTAAGATGGCTTCCACAGGAATGCAGTTCCATCTTGGCCAGAGGGCAGGCTACCTTTGACGGCAAAACATATTTGGTGAAAAACCGGGATATGGGCGGGGACCGCGTTGAACATGTGATTTTACATAGGGAATATGAGGATGGGGGAGTATCGATCGAGGTCAACGGGGCGGGTATAGTGACCTATCCAGGGAGCGGCTTGAATAAACATGGCTTGGCGGTTTCGACGAGCGGCGTTTGGTCCAAGCAAATGACGTTTGACTTGAATAGAGCTGACAGCGCTCATGCGTTGCTAAACGCCCGGTTGATTTTGGAAAAGTGCCGTGATATCCATGAAGCTATCGATTATTTGAAGGCGGAGAAAAGAATGAGCGGCATGAACTTTGTTTTCGCCGACCATAAGCAGGCTGCCGCCGTCGAGGTTACGGTCGACAATGTTTATGTTTCTCCGGATGAAGACGGGATCATCGTTCGCTCCAATCATTATTTAACGCCGGATATCGCTCATTTGAATCAATCCGGCGAAACTTACCCTTCTTCCTATAGAAGATATGAAAGGGCGACTTCCTATTTGATGCAGAAGCACGGTCAGATCAAATTCCAGGATATGCTGGAAATCGCCTCCGACCACGAGCATGGTCCGATCAATACGATTTGCCGACATTCCGTTGAAGAAGGCGGAGCGGTCACCATTTATACAAGCATTACCGTCCTCGAAGACTCTCAGGTTTGGACAACGCTCACGAATCCGTGTGAGGCGCTGAGGGTAGCTTACATCTGA